The proteins below are encoded in one region of Flavobacteriales bacterium:
- a CDS encoding T9SS type A sorting domain-containing protein, producing MKKIYLFITIVCISISTKSQSCYDPYEDFVDPNPTTSLLHTNNTTEKSIYNLQGQLLWQGQDEKVDVSQWEQGVYLLRTKEKTYRWIKN from the coding sequence ATGAAAAAAATCTATCTATTCATAACTATTGTATGTATTTCCATTTCTACCAAATCCCAAAGTTGCTATGACCCTTACGAAGATTTTGTAGACCCCAACCCTACTACAAGCCTACTGCATACCAACAATACAACTGAAAAGAGCATCTACAACCTACAAGGGCAATTGCTGTGGCAAGGTCAAGACGAAAAAGTGGATGTCAGCCAATGGGAACAAGGGGTTTACCTTTTAAGAACTAAAGAAAAAACTTATCGGTGGATAAAAAATTAA